A stretch of the Manis pentadactyla isolate mManPen7 chromosome 16, mManPen7.hap1, whole genome shotgun sequence genome encodes the following:
- the LOC130681295 gene encoding platelet-activating factor acetylhydrolase-like — MFPVGDEVCSRIPQPLFFINSEWFQYPANIIKMKKCYLPGRERKMITIRRTEAVARREHMPAEARVWVQRTGGSFPTEVVRRGCLEDTGAELDLEERDDEERSGYFRGSVHQNFADFTFATGKMIGYIFTLKGEIDSKVVIDLSNKASLAFLQKHLELQEDFDRWDSLIEGEDDNLIPGTNIDTISQYVSLQNSTRIEKYNLD; from the exons ATGTTTCCAGTGGGTGATGAAGTATGTTCCAGAATACCTCAGCCCCTCTTTTTTATCAACTCGGAATGGTTCCAATACCCtgctaatatcatcaaaatgaaaaaatgctATTTACctggtagagagagaaaaatgattacaATCAG GAGGACAGAAGCAGTGGCAAGAAGGGAACACATGCCAGCAGAGGCAAGAGTGTGGGTTCAAAGAACGGGGGGGTCTTTTCCAACTGAAGTGGTCAGAAGAGGCTGCTTGGAAGATACGGGAGCAGAACTGGATCTCGAAGAGAGAGATGACGAGGAAAGGTCCGGGTATTTTAG GGGTTCAGTCCATCAGAATTTTGCTGACTTCACTTTTGCCACTGGCAAAATGATTGGATACATATTcacattaaaaggagaaatagattcAAAGGTAGTCATTGATCTTAGCAACAAAGCTTCATTAGCATTCTTACAAAAGCATTTAG AACTTCAGGAAGACTTTGATCGGTGGGATTCTTTGATTGAAGGGGAAGATGATAATCTTATTCCAGGGACCAACATTGACACAATCAGCCAATATGTCAGTCTACAGAATTCTACAAGAATAGAGAAATACAATTTAgactaa